From a single Apium graveolens cultivar Ventura chromosome 2, ASM990537v1, whole genome shotgun sequence genomic region:
- the LOC141696004 gene encoding zinc finger protein GAI-ASSOCIATED FACTOR 1-like, with protein MAGSLSETLSGLKEEELHCHPKLCFKREQNLQLHRRRHNLPSKLKQNTGHEIRKKVYMCPESGRVLHNPSRALGDLTALKKHFCRKHGEKKFSCNKWNKKYAVLCDLKAHDKICGTKKYKCECGINFSR; from the exons ATGGCGGGGTCTTTATCTGAAACTTTATCTGGTTTGAAAGAAGAGGAGCTT CATTGTCACCCAAAACTTTGTTTTAAAAGGGAGCAGAACCTCCAGCTCCACAGAAGAAGGCACAATTTACCCTCCAAGCTTAAACAAAACACAGGCCATGAAATCAGGAAGAAGGTTTACATGTGCCCTGAAAGTGGTCGTGTTCTTCACAATCCGTCAAGGGCTCTTGGGGATCTTACTGCATTAAAAAAACATTTCTGCAGAAAACATGGTGAAAAGAAGTTTAGCTGCAATAAATGGAACAAGAAGTATGCTGTTCTTTGTGACTTGAAGGCCCATGATAAGATTTGTGGTACCAAAAAGTATAAATGTGAATGTGGAATTAACTTCTCCAGGTGA